The Mytilus edulis chromosome 4, xbMytEdul2.2, whole genome shotgun sequence nucleotide sequence caaaaccagagctATACGTTGGATgtaaaagtttactttatttggccttttcaattttatttgactttatttgcctttttaacttaatttggttCGAGTGtcaatgataagtcttttgtaaacgaaacgcgcgtctggcgcaaaaaccGGCAAAATTTATATTCCGGTatccatctatgatgagtttttgtagATACCTTGTAACAGTATCTTGGCTCCAATTTGCTGATATTGGATCCTATGACCGTCTTAATTTCAGCgtaaaaaagattatatttaaaaCCTCCCACACCGTGGTCTAGCACAACCTTAAACCATGCATTCAGTATcatgaagcgcttttcttgatcgaCCTCCTTACGGAACGCTTAAAGCTGAATATTTAGGGCAAACAACTTACAAAGAACAGATAAAAACGTTTTAGATGATCTTTCATTCTGTACATGAAATGATATATTCTTTAGCCAACTtgattgcagaaagtaagaagtcgtaaagcaaaacagaaaaaaaatgaaatcaaaagagataatacATCGTGTATTGGGCCTTTTTATGGCTTAGAGTTtagtagaaaatatatatacatgctcaacataaccatactatttgacctactgcaagttgttcagtttttactgttactcctgtTTCTCCTAAAATATGGGTGCTAGAAAAACCAGCAGGTAAAATGGTCAATATCAGAGCCGTACGTCTGGTTTTGAAATGAATTATCTTCTTTTAAGAAATATTAATTGTGTCATCCAATTTTTCACCGCTTTCAACTGTccgttttatttcatacataaacttttaagtatcagtatgtttttaattcatattgtttcgtttcgttccgcttttatttcgtttcgctttttacaggtatccctcttattgccccttttctattttgatattttaagcaaacatttaaaaaatcaaactttcaaaaagtgaaataatcaaaattgcgcgttaggtttagtattttaaaagtttggtcaaatttctaaactatcaaatttataaacgatatttagaattttgatattttaataatttggttaaaatttcaaaatttcaaacctttaagacaatttgaaattttgatattttaaaactttgatcaaaattccaaaaatctaaaatttcaaaactttttaaaactttgaattgataagtgttacacggaccattacgatatatatatttttggcaTAATGTAATAGAAATAAGACATAAAGATTTTTTAACATAACGTAAAGAAATGTTCGCATCATGTAATAAAACTTTCAGATTAGGTAATGAAACAACCATATCACgtaatgaagttttcacatcatgtaaagagGAAACCACATCATGTGatgaagttttcacatcatgtaatgaagttttcacatcatgtaatgaagttttcacatcatgtaatgaagttttcacatcatgtaaagaggaaagcacatcatgtaatgaagaattcacatcatgtaaagaagatTTTACATCATGTAAAGAacaattcacatcatgtaatgaagaattcacgtcatgtaaagaagaattcacatcatataaaggagaattcacatcatgtaagcAACATTTGCATCATGTCATAGTAGTTTCTTCTTAAAAGGCAGTGATGGCGTTCCATAGATTCCCATATAGATGTTGTTAAtcacaaaaaattatcaaattaacaGATTTTTTTATACCTTTAGTATTAAACTATGTGTATGTCTCGGACAAATTCTAAAATCAGTAAtggtcaattatttttaaaagatttatgccccttggaaatattagaTATGTGAAAAATTGCATTGTAAGCGCTCTTACATTTACATTTCTTGCtagatattttatatgaaatatatatcaagTGTAATATATATAGGGGGTTGAATCCGCGTTTCCGGAAATACTGTTCAGTCCGTATACgattttgttatatacatatatgtaattgTAATCACAGGTACTGTCTCTTTTTCGTTTTGCAAGCGCCATTAAAGGATGTAATTTTATGAGTTCCTTATATTTTGCCTCTCGTATCCCCATACAGGATTATTACATGGCGGAGGACCCTAAATATGATTTCAAATGACTTTATTTGTGTAAAAGTGAACTGAAACCATGTgaactgacatttttttttccataattttCACTGAAGTGGGAAAACCACGTGGGTGGTCAAATTTTTTTCTGTGCCCGATATACTGAAAATAGTTTTTCAttgacaatatttttattatgattttcttcAAGTTGCCTTATGTTTAATCACATGAATCCCAGTTTTCTGTATGTGAGATTCATCTCATTACAGGCATATTATTCAAACAATGCGAAAGACGAACAAACAAAAAAGTGCAAAGGGAAAAGTATTCAGTCCCCAATCCGGAAATCAACCCGATTAAAAAAGAAACCAGCTCGGTTTGAAGATGAAAGTTTCACCGATCCAGGAGACAAAACTGTTTCGAGTGATGAAAATCGTTTTTACAAAGTTAAACGAATACTTGCTAGGAAAATTATGGACGGAACAATGAGTTATTTAGTTCATTTTATTGGAGAACCGGCTCAAAATGCCCGTTGGCTAAAGGAGTCCGATTTTGACAAGAAAATCCGTGATTTGATAAAACGCCGACTACCTCCACAAATTCTATGAGTCGTTTTGTGTCCGTGAGGTTTACCTCATGATACAccgtttttttattgttttattcagtGTTTAATTTTATGGAATGCTCATATTGTACATATTAAACGAATTTTGTTGTAAAATTCAAGACAATTGCCAATTTGAACAATTTATACTTTAATGCTTGACGAGGATGTTTATTTCGAACCTTTTTGTCCTTGAGTTTGATCTCATGACAAGTTACCCGGATGTTTACAGTGATGTTTTACTGGAACTTTTTGTCTGTGAGATTTATCTCatgacaatttattttaaatcaacgTAATCttcaaagaaataataaatgaaaacaaataagaAATCTATAAAAATACATGCCGAAGCTTTCGTTTTTGGATTCTAGTAACATAGATGCGTCTGCTAGTACGATTGTAAATGTTGTATACACTAAAAGTCATTTCCACGCATCCGACAAACAGACGCATTTGAAATTACTCACTATTATATTTCAAGGACTGTagatgacattttaattttaaataaaatcaacaattcTAAACTGccgttttcattttaaaatctgaGGATGAAACTATAATTATAGATAAAGCAAACAGAGGACAAATAGTAGCTGTTGCTGCGATTGACATGAACAAGGATTATTTTAAACTATAATCGTCTTGAAAGACACatatttaagatgttgataataCGAATAAAAAGACCCTGAAATTATATTCTCGAACTGTAGTTAGAAAACTAGTTGAAGGTGGGTTAATAACATTTGTACTCTTGAAGGAAAAAAAAAGCTTTGGTACTTGATGTTTACAATCGATATAAATGCCGAGTCCTAGATACTTGTTGTGACGGAATTCAGAGAATCATAGAGCAACAATTGACATGCTTGggcagtgacaaatatttgaaatatacactTTCACTTTGTTAAGAATATGatgtcaaaaatatatactagtgaaTCAGTCatgttaacatgtttttttttaaataaatagttaAACACCAAAATGCAAGCCGTTTTATAAAAATCTGCAAAGCTTTGACGTTTGATACAGAAGTAGGgtgaaataattgaaaaacgaCGTCAACTAACGTTACCATTACTAAACCGAACACCGTGCGTAACGTCTTTGCGTCGCTGGTAAAAAATTGCCTGTATCGTTTGTTGAGGTGAAAAATATAGGGAAGGTTTGAGCGAAGATAATAATCGTGACTTTTAAGGCACGTTTGAGCGAAAAGGACAAGTTTTAAGGTAAATATATAATGCTGAAAGCCATTCAAAAGATCTACAGCTTAATGAATGTTACAAGTAAGAAAATTGGAAACTAAACAAACTAAAAATTACTTCATTAATGACGTGCTTGTATATTTTCTTAAAGCAGTGGGCTTCAAATATTCAGCAGCTCGTACCCACATGTAAACTCCGTGTTTTTACCATGTAAAAATGCTATTTATGTAAATTTGTATATGTGAATATTTCGAGGACTTAATTCCTGTGCATAATAATACATATGTTTACAAAACATCCTGCTCGAAATCACACTCCCAGTTCCTCGGTGGTAAGCAGGAGCCTGAATGTAGACTAACATAGGAGTACTCGTCAATACGCGCAAatgtaaagcctcggtcacaccttactgGATAGCTCAAACGGACGCCTAatggataacttttttttcaatccgttcatgtccgttagacggatgttgaacggatgagaaacggacttctaccggacgtataacggataaaacggatgatgaacggatctgaaacggataaatgccaattgaaaatttcgcgtcagaaatgccaataattggtatgtcagatttcttagggttcatgaattcttattattcataatcgatcttagggtataggcacgtcttcacaatcaagcaattcttattcaggccagacactgccctttggtggaattttgaagaacaaaccaaaaccagttacacagaaacattttgaatatttatgcgatttacatgtatcattattGTCGCTTTTGACTTTTCTGTATATCTtattcatccgttttatccggtacgcttccgttagatgtccgttttatgcggtactcgtccgttggatgtacgttcgacatccgttctgtccggtacgtgtccgtttctcgtacgttgcatatccggtgtgtgttcgttatgcatccgttacacgtccgttttattcggtcagtacatcaacggactcccaacagaTACAatttttgtcaacggacaacttttattttcatccgttaggcgtccgttcgtgctatccggtaaggtatGACCGAGGAGGCTTTAAGCTCCGTTTCTAACTGTGTTGCCTTTCCCGAACGTCACCTTCTAAAATCATGACAAACTTTAATCAGTAAATTTGTCCAGTTCAGTTAGTGTAAGGTTCCGAACAAGTACAGCTGACGGCATCATTTATGCATTTATCTATTGCACAAATTATCTTGCATGTATATAACACAGGTGACAGGCAATCTAGCCAAATATACACAGTGCGTGAACTGGTGACAAAATATTATCGCCCCTGTAAACAGTGGGCTCTTCTGACTAGAGGTAATCGGTAAAGAATAGCGGAAAATGGTGTACATTGTTTACGAGCTTGAAATGAGCTAACACAGACGAACTGAGACGTGTCAACGTAATGTGAATATGATAATGCACCAGgtaaattattaattgttaaGTTTAGCACATCATCGTATCTCCATATGATAGGTAAATAAGTGAATTTTCGATTTTAAGTGTCGTCAGGGTTCAAACCTGGAATCATGCCaacctttcattatttttttttaatactaacctATAGTCGGAACATCTTGATTTTCTCCCAATTTGTAAAGTTAATTATGCtgcttgacatatatttttttggggaaaaaaaattgatatgcagtcaaatgtggcagtttttaatatttgttgctatgtgaaataaagggaagtaaattaaagtaaaagaaggcgcgctttttcaaatagtaaacaatttaattcagatgcatagtattttgtcaaatgataaagaatatcaTCGTAGAAACTTGCTAGAAattcatctaatttataaaagatatacaacatgacatactgaaatctgaaaaggggtaaaaccaccataccttgaacaaattcagttaaaaaaaagggggggggggggggggtaaaatgctacgaaatttagattttatttattttttgtcgacagccaaaagatgatttgacatgtaactaactactttttcaatttcattgtaaagtaAAATTGGCTTTTTTTGGGGTCTCTGTTTATTGTGGTCTGATGTTTTCAGGTTCTCTTTGGattgccaaataatattataatcatctaattgaatgttcaaattattttgcagcgATGGTGTGTATGGAAGGAAGACTGTCATAAAACCCAACAGTTCCGGATGGCCCTTTAAATAATTGCTTAACATCAATAGCGATGTAAGATTTAAGTGTTTGATTTAGCACAAGTTTTATAGCCAGGTTTTCCTTGTAATTGTGGCAGAAAAACCACTAGACAGTGTCATGCATTGAAAGGATATCAAACGgatattttatggaatgattctcaTACATATAAAATCATATGGAGCTAGTGTCTTTCATGcagcaatttttaatttccaatgTAAACTCTGAAAAGACAAGAGCATAGAAATGTATACCaatgagaaacattctttgtgaataaaatcattccaaaacttaaatgtgtcattAGTGTTGCATTATTTATATCAGTAGAGATAATCAGATTCCAGTAAGATTGTCCAACtgatggtttttgtttgtaatcatttttgtaaatcttagttgttttgacAATCCGGGCTGTGCATGTTGCCCGACTTCCCCTAAATAATTTCAGTgtgagacaatattttgtttatgataaacaaaatcactga carries:
- the LOC139521488 gene encoding uncharacterized protein, with the protein product MFASCNKTFRLGNETTISRNEVFTSCKEETTSCDEVFTSCNEVFTSCNEVFTSCNEVFTSCKEESTSCNEEFTSCKEDFTSCKEQFTSCNEEFTSCKEEFTSYKGEFTSCKQHLHHVIVVSS